In the Clostridium gelidum genome, AAGAAAACCACCTAAGTTTTTCAAGTCTTACTATTTTAGAGCTATAATATTAACAATTATGATGGCAATGTTTATTTCAGGAGTAAGTAAAAACTTAGGTAATCTTTATGGTATTGGAATGGTATTTTATAGAATGATTGTTGTAACAACTATAATTGGTATAGTATTATCTTTATTCTATAATCATAGAACTTGGTGCAATTTTTGTCCAATGGGAACTTTAGCATCAATTACAGCAAAATTTAGAAAAAGTAAAAAAGTATTACACGTATCATCTTCATGTGTTTCATGTAAGATATGTGAAAAAAAATGTCCAATAGGTTTAGTTCCTTTTGATTATAAAGGTGATATATTAAGTCATCCAGATTGTATACAATGTGGGAAGTGCGTAACAGCATGCCCTAAAAAATCAATTGGATATAAGGCATAATCAAAAAATAACAAGTTAATATACAGTGCATTTCAGACTTGTTATTTTCTTTCATATGAATAATTAATTTTCGGAAATAGGAGAGGAGATAGCTATTATGAAGACATATAAGGTGATATTTCATGTAGATGAACTTGATAAATGGAAACTACTATTAAAAAACGTTAGTAATTTGTTAGATGCTATAGATGTTAATGAATATAGTATTGAAGTTTTAGCTAATTCAGAGGCAGTTAAATTTTATGATTCTAATTTTAATTCAGATATAAGTGTTATAGAAAATTTAAATAGTAATGGAGTTAAATTTGTAGCGTGTAATAATGCATTGATAGCTAATAAGATAAAAAAAGAGGATTTAAATTATTTTATAGAAGTTGTTCCAGTTGGCATTTTAGAACTTGTAATTAAACAAAGTGAAGGATATGCATATATAAAACCATAAGTAATTTATTTGGGTGGGGAAATATCGTATATATTTGTACAAAGATTTAAAGTGTAAGTGAGGAGTATGATTAGAAAAATTATAGTAAATATTTTAAAAGCTTAGAATTATTGGAGTTTGTCTAATAATTCTAAGCTTTCTTGTGCATTAATTTTAATTATCACAACAGCTTATATTACCAAATGTGCAGTACATGTTGCATGAGAAGACTAACAAGAGCAATACTTATCCAGCAAAGAAGTCCCATAATAATTGGTTTTCCACCAGTTTTGATTAATTTTATAATATTAGTATTTAAACCAATTGCGCCCATAGCCATTGTAATAAAAAATTTACCGCCTTCAGTTAAAGAATTTGTAAAGCTAGCGCTCAAATTAAATACTGTACTTATAATAGCAGTTAATAAGAAAAATAAAATAAACCATGGAAATATTTTTGAAAGTTTAACGGTAGTGTTTGAATTTTTTTTAGAGCGATATAAAGCTAATACTAATGTAATTGGAATTATAGCAAGAGTTCTTGTAAGTTTAACTATTGTAGCATAATGTAGAGCTACATCATTTCCATGAGAGCTTGTCCAAGTTTGCCCTGCGGCAACTACTGAAGAGGTATCATTTATAGCAGTTCCAGCCCACATTCCAAAACCGATATCAGTAAGCCCTAATAAGTTACCGAGAACAGGGAATAAAAATGCAGCAATTACATTGAATAAGAAAATAATAGAAATTGATTTTGCAATCTCATCATTATTAGCGTCAATAACTGGTGCTGTTGCAGCAATTGCAGATCCACCACATATTGAAGATCCTACACCAACTAATATAGAGACGTTTGAAGGAATTTTCATTAATTTGCTTACGACATATGAAACAATTAGTGATGTTGAAATTGTTGAAATTATAATCAATAGTGATTGACCACCTACTTTAAATATTTGAATAAAGTTCATTCCAAATCCAAGTAGAACAATAGCATATTGGAGTATTTTTTTCGATGTAAACGTAATTCCACTTTCAAAGTAATCCTTGCGTGGGAAAAGTGCAATTATTAAGCCTAATAAAATTGCAAATACTGGACCTCCTATAATTGAAAAAGTGTTTCCAAGCAACCAAGCTATAATGCCTATTAAAAAGCAAAGAAATAAACCTTGGTAATTTTTTTTAATAAATTTCATAATTATTCCTCTTTTCTTAATTTTTATCTTAAAAGTATACTAGCATATAAAAATGATAAGATAAAATTATTTATTTTTATATAATGATAAAAATATGTTATGATTAAACAAAAGAGGTGAAAAAATTTGTTGGATTTTAGAATAAAGACATTTTTAACTGTTTGTGAATATATGAATTTTACTAAGGCAGCAGAAATATTGTGTATTACACAACCTGGAGTATCACAACATATTAAATATTTAGAAAAAACTTATGATACAAAATTCTTTGAATATGAAGGCAAAAAAATAAAGCTTACGAAATCAGGAAAAATGTTTTATAGAGCTGCTAGTACAATGAAGCATGATGAAGAGTTCTTAAAAGAAAAAATTAAACAGGAAAAGCTTAGAATAACACATCTTAAATTTGGAGCAACTCTAACAATAGGAGAATTTATATTACCACCAAAAGTTCATAATTATTTAAATAAAAATGATAATATTAATATTAATATGATTGTTGGAAATACTGAAGAACTTCTTTATAAATTACAACATGGTGAAATTGATTTTGCATTAGTAGAAGGTTATTTTGTCAAAAGTGATTATGATTATGTTGTTTATTCAAAAGAAAACTACATTTGTGTAGCAGGAAAAAATTATAAATTTAAAAAGGAACCACATGTATTAGAAGATTTACTTAAGGAGACATTGATTGTAAGAGAAAAGGGATCTGGTACAAGAGATATTTTTGAAAAAAACTTAGAAAGACAAAATCTTAATCTAAACGATTTTAATAAAGTTGTAGAAATAGGAAATATAAATGCAATAAAACATTTAGTTGAAAATAATAATGGAATTACATCTTTATATGAAATAGCAGTAAAAGATGAATTAGAAAGAGGCACTTTAAAAAAAATAGAGATTGATGATTTACAGAAAAATCATGATTTTTATTTTATATGGAGAAAAAATAGTGCTTTTGAAAATTTATATAGAGAACTAGTTGATGAATTTTAAGAAATATTTAAGAGTATAAAAATAGTTATAATTGTTAGATGTTTTTGTCTGAATATTATTTATAAAAAAATTAACTAGAAATATATATATTTCTAGTTAATTTGTTTTTAAAATTTATTCATTATGGCATCCGTGTTCATGTTCATGGCAGATATCACCAGAATCTGCAAGAGATCCTTCAAGCCATTTTAAAGCCACAGTCTTAACATCTCCAGAGCAACCACGTAATACTTCTATTCCTACGTTGTTGAGTACTCTAACAGCACCTTCACCCATATTACCTGCGAGCATAACTTTGACACCCATATCAGAAAGAATTGGTGCAATATTAGATTTACAACCACATCCTGCTGGTGATGGAAGAGTTTCAGAAGCTGTTATTTCTTTAGTTTGTGTATCAACTGTGAAAATTGTGTAATATTCACAATGTCCAAAGTGATCATCAATATTATTATTACGTGATGGTAATGCAATTTTCATATTATAGACCTCCAATAAATATATTAAAGCAGCATATGAAATAAATGTTATTGGCATATGCTGTTTTATATATTATAATAAACTTGTAAAGAACATATGTCAATAATCTCTAATAAGGAAGAATAAAATATGTAAAACTATTAGACTTATGTATTTAGAGGGAGTGATGTAAGAAGAGTGTGCTAAATTATTGAATTAAGACAAAATATTTAAAACATAATGCACAGTGAAATAAAAAAGATTACATAGTCATTTGAATAGGCGTAATGAAATAGATAGATAATCTAGTTGCAAAAATATAAAAATGATCATATTTTTAGAAGTGTAAAATTAAGTATTTAGCCAATGTAAACGATTATTAATAAGCAAATATAAATGAGGAAACTAAGAAGTAGTCTATTCTCTAATTTTTTTGTATTTTTAAGTTAGTCTTATAGGTGTGACTTAGTCACATATATTTATGAAAGACTATTATATAATGAAATCAAGGAGGGGCGTAAATGAAAAATTATGGTGAAAAATTAAATAATAGATCAAAAGATATAATGTCTTTGTATGAAATGTATCCAGTATTAAAAGTAATTGATAAAAATAATAATGAAATAATAAGCACACAGGCAATTTTTAAGACTGTATATTCTGATGAATATGTATCTTCAGCAGAGGCAGTATGTGCGGGAGTTTTATTTGTAATAAAAGGAACAATAAAAATACAAAAGATTAATAAAGATGGGGAAGAAACTAATCTCTATAATATAAAACAAGGAGAATTTTGCCATGAAGCCCTAAGTTGCTTATCAAATTTAGAATCTTTAAATATAACAGGCAAAGCAATTCAAGATTCGAAAGTATGTATAATCCCTTTTGATATAGTTGGAAGATATTTCATTCAAGATAATGAATTTTTATTATATATGTATAAAGATTTGTATAAAAAATTTAATACTGTTCTAGAAAATAAGGAAGACATGATCCATGAATCTTTAGAATCAAGACTCATTAGATTACTTATCAATAAAAATAGTAAAATAATTTATGCAACTCATAATGAACTGGCTTTTGAAGTTGATTCTGTTCGTGAAGTTGTTAGTAGAAAACTAAAAAGCATTGAAAAAAGAGGATATATAAAATTAGAACGAGGAAAAATAGTAATACTTAAGGATTTAAATGAAATATTAAAAGTTTAAATCAATATTATAAATATTAAATTAAAATAAATAGTGAATTTAGGAGGAGATAAAAATGTTTGGATTTTTTAAAGGAAATGATGGAAAAGTTATTAATGTAAATGATATTGATAATTTAATTGGAAAAGTTGAATTAATTGATATTAGAGAAGATTATGAATATAAAGGTGGAAGTATAAAGAGCGCGAAAAACATTCCAATGGGCCAACTTTTAAATGAACCAGATAAGTATTTAAATAAAAGCAAAGAATACTACATAATGTGCCAATCTGGTGGAAGAAGTGCAAGAGCATGTAGTAGTCTTACAAAACAGGGGTTTGATGTTATTAATGTTTCAGGTGGAATGGGTTCATATGTAGGAACAAAAAGAAAATAATAAGGGTTAGTACATTTACGCTATCTTAAATTAGGAGGAGAAGTATTATGAAGAAGAAAATATTAATAGTAGGTGGAGTTGCAGGGGGAGCATCTGCAGCAGCAAGACTTAGAAGACTTAGTGAAGAAGATGAAATAATAATGTTTGAAAAAGGGCCTCATGTATCATTTTCAAATTGTGCACTTCCATATCATTTGAGTGGAATAATAGATACGCCAGATAGATTGGTTTTAATGAGTCCAGAAAAATTTCTAGTTCAATATAATATTCAGGCTAGGGTAAATAACGAAGTGTTATATATAAATAAAGAAGAAAAAAATGTAACAGTTAAAAACTTGTTAACTGGTGAAACATATAAGGAAAGTTATGATAAGTTAGTATTGTCTCCAGGAGCAAAACCAATTGTTCCTAATATTCCTGGAATTGAAGAGGTCAACATTTTTACAATAAGGAATGTTGTGGACATAGACAAACTTAATAAATATATAAAATCAATTGATGCTGAGGATATAGCAGTTATTGGTGGTGGATTTATAGGAGTTGAGGCAGCAGAAAATTTAAGGGAAGCTGATTACAATGTAGCGCTTATAGAAGGAACAGATCAGATATTAAGACCTTTTGATTATGATATGGTTCAAATTCTTCATAAAGAAATTTATGATAAAGGTGTTAACTTAATTGTTGGAGATAAAGTTGAAAAGTTTGAAAAAGATGTAGTTGTATTAGCTTCTGGTAAAAAGATTACAGCTAAAGTCGTAGTTATGGCTATAGGAGTAGCACCAGAAACTGCGCTTGCAAAAGAAGCAGCTTTAGATATTGGTGAAACTGGAGCAATAAAAGTAGATCGAAATTATAAGACTAATGATGATAATATATATGCAGTTGGAGATGCAATAGAAATTTATAATGCTTTGACTCATTCAGCAGCAAAATTATCACTTGCAGGTCCAGCTCAAAAGCAAGCTAGATCAGTAGCAGATCATATAAATGGAAAGCAAGGATTAAATAAAGGATATATAGGTTCATCAGCTATAAAAGTTTTTGATTATAATGGAGCATCAACAGGCTTAAATGAAGCTCTTATAAATGTTCTTAATATGAAAATAAAATATGAGGTGGTAAGGGTTATACTTTCAGATAAAGTTGGAATTATGCCAACTTCAGCACCTATGCATTTTAAATTGCTCTATGAAGTTCCAACAGGAAAGATTTTAGGAGCTCAAGCTATAGGCAAAGGCGATGTTACAAAAAGAATTGATGTAATTGCAACAGCTATTAAATTTGGTGGAACTGTAGAAGATCTAAAAGATTTAGAATTATGCTATGCACCACCATTTTCTACAGCAAAAGATGTTGTTAATTATGCAGGATATGTTGGTTCAAATCTTTTAAATGGAGATTTTAAACAAGTTAATGTTGATTTTGTTAGAGGACTTGTGGAACATAATTCTTATATAGTAGATGTTAGAGAACGAGGAGAATATGCAAATGGTCATATTAAAAATGCAGTTAATATTCCATTAAGTGAACTTAGAGAAAGAATAAATGAAATTCCAAAAGATAAACCTGTATATTTACACTGTAGAACTGGACAAAGAAGTTATAATGCTGTTTTAGCTCTTCAAAATCTAGGATTTAATAATGTTTACAATATAACAGGAAGCTTTTTAGGATTATCGCTTTATGAATATTTTAATGATGTAACTCAAAATAGAGAAAGTATTGTTACAGAATATAATTTTAGATAATTTAAGGCACATGAAAATAAATAATAGACCAAATATACGCTCATACTGGTCTATTATTTTTTGATTGTGCTTAATTAGGAGTAGAAAATAAAAGGGACTATTATACTGAGTTGTTAGTTTTTGAAAGTGAATTAAGTGATTAAGTCACAGAGGTAGCAAAAATATAAGTTTATAATTAAATCATAAGAAGTAAGGAAAATTAGAAAATATAAATTGGAGGAATTAAGTATGGTTAAAGTATTAAATAGTAATGAATTTGCTGAAAATGTTGAAAATACTAAAGGGGTAGTAGTTGTTGATTTCTCTGCAACTTGGTGTGGACCATGTAAGATGTTAGCTCCAGTATTTGAGGGAGTTAGCAATAAAATGGAAGATAAAGCTAAATTCTTTAAGGTAGACATAGATCAAAACAATAATCTAGCTCAAAAGTATAGAATAGCTGCAGTTCCAACTATGATTATATTTAAGGATGGAGTCCCTGTAGAAAACTTAGCTGGTTTTATGCCAGAGCAAAATATAACAAATAAGGTTAATGCACATTTATAGAAAGCAAAAGTATAATAAATTTACGTGATTGGCAGGTAGGCTAAATTAGATATACCTGCTTTTCAGTATTTATAAACATGGCTCAGACATTGTATAAGTATAATGAATTTACATGTTTGGCAGATAGTCTAAATTAAAGTTAGACTGTCTGCTTTTTAAATACATATATAGTATTTCTAATTTGCTAAGGCATATTATTAAATATTTTTACTACTAAATTTAATTTGCATTTGCCAAAAACATATGATAAAATATCTTTAGTAATAATAATTATTAAGTAACAAGGGGAGATTGAAATGGCAGCATTTAAATGGAAAGAAGAATATAATTTAAACATTGAAGAAATTGATAAACAACATAAAAAGTTAATGGAAATAGGAGAAAGAGCATATGATATCGCAATAATAGATGATGGATATGATAGATATGATGAAATAATGACAATAATTGATGAACTTTTAGAATATACAAAATATCATTTTGAGTATGAAGAAAATATGCTAAAAGAATATAACTATAATCATACCCACGACCAAGCGGAAGAACATGAAATCTATGTAAATAAGATAAATAAAGTATCTTCAAGAGAAGATATAGATGAGAATCAAAGAAAAATAATATTAGAAATTATAGATTTTCTATCAGAATGGATTAGTAAACACATTATGATTGCAGATAGAGGATATGCAGTATTTTTAAAAACAGTTGTATAATATAAGGAGAGGAAACTTAAATAAGGAGTTTCCTCTCTTTTGAATTTAAAAATAATATAGTGTTACAATGTAAATTTATTAAGAAATTTTATTTAAATACATAGTATCATTTGTTATCTTACAGCCAATATTAATATGAGGATTAATGTTTTGTATCATTTTATATGTAGAAAGAATAGAGCTTTTGAATCATAAAATATATTTATGATTATATTACAAATACTTATTTCACTTATGAATAGACATGTATTATACTTAAAACCATCAGAATCTCGTTTTAGGTACATGAAAATAAATAACAAGTTCCCTAATTGCAAATATAAGTTCCGATATGCAGAAAAGTTCCATATTGTAGCATAGCTGCTCTGTTCTAAAGTGTGGATATTTTTCATCAGGCAAGGAGGAAAATTGACTTGTTATTTTTTGGATTGTGCTTTATGTAAAAAACGATAATTTTAAGGGAGATGTATAGTTTTTATGGTTAATGCAAAGAGACAAAAAGAAATGAAGGGCTTAGGATTTTTATTACAAAATGATAAAGAGCATTATGCAGTAAGGTTTTTAAGTAAAGCAGGAAATTTTACTACTCAGGAATTAAATAATATTAATAAGATTGCAGAAAAATATGGACGAGGCTATGTTGGTCTTACAACAAGACTTCAAATGGAAATTCCTTGGATTAAAGATGAAGATGCAAAAAATGTAATGGAAGAAGCAAAAAGATTAGGACTACGTCATGGTGGTACAGGTCAAAAAATAAGACCATTAGTTGCATGTAAAGGAACTGTATGTCTTCATGGAAATATTGATACTCAAGAAATTTGCAGACAATTGGAAAGCAAATACTTTGGAACAGATACACCACATAAATGTAAAATGGGTATTGTTGGATGTGCTAACAATTGTGCAAAAGCAAATATAAATGATATTGGAGTAATGGGTAGAACAATACCAGAATTTAATTTAGATAACTGCATTGGTTGTGGTCTTTGTGTACAAGGCTGTAGACAAAAAGCATTAGAAGTAATAGATAAAAAAATAATTTACAATAAAGACTTATGTGTAAGTTGTGGTGAATGTGTAAAAGTTTGTAGGACTAATGCAGCCCTTGCTAAAGAAAAAGGTGCAGAAATATTTGTTGGTGGAAGATTTGGAAGGGGAATAAGAATTGGAGATTCCCTTGGGAAAATTTTCAAAGAAGAAGAGGTAGTGTTTGTTATCGATAAAATTATGGAACATTACAGAGAAATAGGTAATAAAGGTGAGAGAATTTCAGGAGTTATGGATAGAGTGGGGAAGGAAAAGTTTATAGATGATGTATTAAAAAAGATTGATTGATATTGAAAGAATGCTTAATAGGCATTCTTTTTTTTGTTATATTCGAATGTAAAAATAAGTTACATTTACAATTAATGTTAAGATGATTACGAAAGTAAGTCAATATTTTTTTGTGGCATTTGACAATAAAACTGTTGAGTTAATAAAGGGAATAATATATAATATAATAAAACATTGTAAAACACAACGAAGTGAAAACTATATAGTTATGTTTTGTAATGTTTTATTTTTTTTTTTAAATATAAGCACAAGGGGGAGTATAAATGAAATTTAAAAGAATTATATGGGCAGGATTAATTAATTTAATAATCATAACAGTATTTTTAGGGTGCACTGCAACACAAAAACCAGCGCAAGGAGATTCAAATACTACTAAAAAAGCAGAAAACCAATTAGATACATCAGAAAATAAGAAATATGAGGGGAAAACATTACTTGTATATTGTGCAGCAGGTGTAAATAATCCAATGAATACTATTGGAGAAAAATTTAAAGAAAAATATGGTGCTGATGTTCAATTTACTTATGCTAATTCCACTGAGCTTATAAGTCAAATGGAAATTACTAAGAAAGGTGATATTTGTATTTTAGCATCAGTAGAGGATTATCAAGTAGCAAAGGATAAAAATTTAATTAAAGATGAAAAAGAATTAGTAAAACATATACCTGCTATTGCTGTTCCTAAAGGAAATCCAGCAAAAATCAATTCTTTAAAGGATTTTGGTAAATCAGGAGTTAAGATTATTATAGGTGATCCACAAACTTCACCTTTAGGAAAGCTGGCAAATAAGTTATTTGAAAAACAGGGAGTATTAGATGCAGCGAAAAATAATACAGTAGCTACCTTTAGCACAGTAAATGAAGTAGTTACTTTCCTTTCGCAAGGTAAGGGAGATTGTTCTATTGTATGGGAAGATAATATTTTAAATGCATCAAAGGATTTAGATTTAATAGCTATTCCAGAAAGTGAAAATGCAATTAAGACTATGCCTATCTGTACCTTGCAAAGTTCACCTGATAATGAATTAGCACAGGAGTTTATGAAGTATGCAGGATCTGATGAGGCTAATGAAA is a window encoding:
- a CDS encoding NifB/NifX family molybdenum-iron cluster-binding protein, which gives rise to MKIALPSRNNNIDDHFGHCEYYTIFTVDTQTKEITASETLPSPAGCGCKSNIAPILSDMGVKVMLAGNMGEGAVRVLNNVGIEVLRGCSGDVKTVALKWLEGSLADSGDICHEHEHGCHNE
- a CDS encoding rhodanese-like domain-containing protein, translated to MFGFFKGNDGKVINVNDIDNLIGKVELIDIREDYEYKGGSIKSAKNIPMGQLLNEPDKYLNKSKEYYIMCQSGGRSARACSSLTKQGFDVINVSGGMGSYVGTKRK
- a CDS encoding 4Fe-4S binding protein, which codes for MVNAKRQKEMKGLGFLLQNDKEHYAVRFLSKAGNFTTQELNNINKIAEKYGRGYVGLTTRLQMEIPWIKDEDAKNVMEEAKRLGLRHGGTGQKIRPLVACKGTVCLHGNIDTQEICRQLESKYFGTDTPHKCKMGIVGCANNCAKANINDIGVMGRTIPEFNLDNCIGCGLCVQGCRQKALEVIDKKIIYNKDLCVSCGECVKVCRTNAALAKEKGAEIFVGGRFGRGIRIGDSLGKIFKEEEVVFVIDKIMEHYREIGNKGERISGVMDRVGKEKFIDDVLKKID
- a CDS encoding 4Fe-4S binding protein codes for the protein MEKFLKLWKKYSFTLLIAFVVLGMFDLRFAVVAVLCMIAPVIVSITRGRFWCGNLCPRGNFYDNVVSKFSNKRKPPKFFKSYYFRAIILTIMMAMFISGVSKNLGNLYGIGMVFYRMIVVTTIIGIVLSLFYNHRTWCNFCPMGTLASITAKFRKSKKVLHVSSSCVSCKICEKKCPIGLVPFDYKGDILSHPDCIQCGKCVTACPKKSIGYKA
- a CDS encoding LysR family transcriptional regulator, translated to MLDFRIKTFLTVCEYMNFTKAAEILCITQPGVSQHIKYLEKTYDTKFFEYEGKKIKLTKSGKMFYRAASTMKHDEEFLKEKIKQEKLRITHLKFGATLTIGEFILPPKVHNYLNKNDNININMIVGNTEELLYKLQHGEIDFALVEGYFVKSDYDYVVYSKENYICVAGKNYKFKKEPHVLEDLLKETLIVREKGSGTRDIFEKNLERQNLNLNDFNKVVEIGNINAIKHLVENNNGITSLYEIAVKDELERGTLKKIEIDDLQKNHDFYFIWRKNSAFENLYRELVDEF
- a CDS encoding bacteriohemerythrin, which translates into the protein MAAFKWKEEYNLNIEEIDKQHKKLMEIGERAYDIAIIDDGYDRYDEIMTIIDELLEYTKYHFEYEENMLKEYNYNHTHDQAEEHEIYVNKINKVSSREDIDENQRKIILEIIDFLSEWISKHIMIADRGYAVFLKTVV
- a CDS encoding DsrE family protein, which encodes MKTYKVIFHVDELDKWKLLLKNVSNLLDAIDVNEYSIEVLANSEAVKFYDSNFNSDISVIENLNSNGVKFVACNNALIANKIKKEDLNYFIEVVPVGILELVIKQSEGYAYIKP
- the trxA gene encoding thioredoxin codes for the protein MVKVLNSNEFAENVENTKGVVVVDFSATWCGPCKMLAPVFEGVSNKMEDKAKFFKVDIDQNNNLAQKYRIAAVPTMIIFKDGVPVENLAGFMPEQNITNKVNAHL
- the modA gene encoding molybdate ABC transporter substrate-binding protein; the protein is MKFKRIIWAGLINLIIITVFLGCTATQKPAQGDSNTTKKAENQLDTSENKKYEGKTLLVYCAAGVNNPMNTIGEKFKEKYGADVQFTYANSTELISQMEITKKGDICILASVEDYQVAKDKNLIKDEKELVKHIPAIAVPKGNPAKINSLKDFGKSGVKIIIGDPQTSPLGKLANKLFEKQGVLDAAKNNTVATFSTVNEVVTFLSQGKGDCSIVWEDNILNASKDLDLIAIPESENAIKTMPICTLQSSPDNELAQEFMKYAGSDEANEILKKFNLKPIQ
- a CDS encoding YeiH family protein; this translates as MKFIKKNYQGLFLCFLIGIIAWLLGNTFSIIGGPVFAILLGLIIALFPRKDYFESGITFTSKKILQYAIVLLGFGMNFIQIFKVGGQSLLIIISTISTSLIVSYVVSKLMKIPSNVSILVGVGSSICGGSAIAATAPVIDANNDEIAKSISIIFLFNVIAAFLFPVLGNLLGLTDIGFGMWAGTAINDTSSVVAAGQTWTSSHGNDVALHYATIVKLTRTLAIIPITLVLALYRSKKNSNTTVKLSKIFPWFILFFLLTAIISTVFNLSASFTNSLTEGGKFFITMAMGAIGLNTNIIKLIKTGGKPIIMGLLCWISIALVSLLMQHVLHIW
- a CDS encoding Crp/Fnr family transcriptional regulator codes for the protein MKNYGEKLNNRSKDIMSLYEMYPVLKVIDKNNNEIISTQAIFKTVYSDEYVSSAEAVCAGVLFVIKGTIKIQKINKDGEETNLYNIKQGEFCHEALSCLSNLESLNITGKAIQDSKVCIIPFDIVGRYFIQDNEFLLYMYKDLYKKFNTVLENKEDMIHESLESRLIRLLINKNSKIIYATHNELAFEVDSVREVVSRKLKSIEKRGYIKLERGKIVILKDLNEILKV
- a CDS encoding FAD-dependent oxidoreductase, translated to MKKKILIVGGVAGGASAAARLRRLSEEDEIIMFEKGPHVSFSNCALPYHLSGIIDTPDRLVLMSPEKFLVQYNIQARVNNEVLYINKEEKNVTVKNLLTGETYKESYDKLVLSPGAKPIVPNIPGIEEVNIFTIRNVVDIDKLNKYIKSIDAEDIAVIGGGFIGVEAAENLREADYNVALIEGTDQILRPFDYDMVQILHKEIYDKGVNLIVGDKVEKFEKDVVVLASGKKITAKVVVMAIGVAPETALAKEAALDIGETGAIKVDRNYKTNDDNIYAVGDAIEIYNALTHSAAKLSLAGPAQKQARSVADHINGKQGLNKGYIGSSAIKVFDYNGASTGLNEALINVLNMKIKYEVVRVILSDKVGIMPTSAPMHFKLLYEVPTGKILGAQAIGKGDVTKRIDVIATAIKFGGTVEDLKDLELCYAPPFSTAKDVVNYAGYVGSNLLNGDFKQVNVDFVRGLVEHNSYIVDVRERGEYANGHIKNAVNIPLSELRERINEIPKDKPVYLHCRTGQRSYNAVLALQNLGFNNVYNITGSFLGLSLYEYFNDVTQNRESIVTEYNFR